A genomic region of Candidatus Zymogenaceae bacterium contains the following coding sequences:
- a CDS encoding flavodoxin family protein, whose product MSRIIGIMGSPRKKGNTHVLLQKILEGARIEGADTEAVLLGDVVIGECDGCHACWRGKPCPRADDMNDLYPKIAESDVIIFATPVYWYGPTALMKAFLDRFVYFNCPENREKITGTTCVLAVVFEEDSGEAAGPLVEMFEKSFQYLGVDHAKTILVPGVTKRGEIAEKSDVMARAFDLGKTLA is encoded by the coding sequence TTGTCACGGATTATCGGTATTATGGGGAGCCCCAGAAAAAAGGGCAATACCCATGTTCTGCTCCAAAAGATTCTTGAGGGCGCACGTATCGAAGGGGCGGATACGGAAGCGGTGCTTCTCGGTGATGTCGTGATCGGTGAATGTGACGGGTGCCACGCCTGTTGGCGGGGAAAGCCGTGTCCCCGAGCTGATGACATGAACGATCTGTATCCGAAAATCGCCGAGAGCGATGTGATTATATTCGCAACGCCTGTCTACTGGTACGGACCGACGGCCCTGATGAAGGCGTTCTTGGATCGTTTCGTCTATTTCAATTGTCCAGAAAACCGGGAAAAAATCACAGGCACCACATGCGTGCTCGCCGTGGTGTTTGAAGAGGATTCCGGTGAGGCGGCGGGACCGCTGGTGGAGATGTTCGAGAAGAGCTTTCAATATCTCGGGGTGGATCATGCCAAGACGATTTTGGTGCCCGGCGTGACAAAGCGGGGGGAGATCGCCGAAAAGAGCGATGTCATGGCCCGGGCCTTTGATCTGGGCAAAACGCTGGCATAA